In Cloacibacterium caeni, a single window of DNA contains:
- a CDS encoding T9SS type A sorting domain-containing protein, producing the protein MKKLLFSFLFSVVFGLFSSQSIGLIGDFNSWSGDVVMATTDNVHYTLTHTFTANGGVKFRQNGGWTPSWGANAFPSGTGTQNGGNIPVTPGTYNITFNRTTGAYNFASTIVSDNISFYGGFNSNATPGESLSTPDGITYSKTDFYFNAANVKFYRSNAPITTWGGTTFPSGTAVENGGDIPLTSGYYNITFNKNTLAYSFQVAPVTLIGNGISGGNWTTDVALTSTDGGKTFTKSGLQLVAGGVKFRVNNAWVTSWGGTTFPSGTGALNSNNNIPTTPGTYDVTFDRLTGEYAFTVSTLATGETVKKSKSFVSEGKLYTNKQGNLSVQVVDFSGRIIKTITTKASSNGIELNLPKKGNYFLKLNDEVIKFAY; encoded by the coding sequence ATGAAAAAACTTTTATTTTCTTTCTTGTTTTCCGTTGTTTTTGGCCTATTTAGTTCACAATCAATTGGTCTGATTGGTGACTTTAATTCGTGGTCAGGTGATGTAGTTATGGCTACTACAGATAATGTACATTATACTCTTACTCATACTTTTACTGCAAATGGAGGAGTGAAGTTTAGACAAAATGGCGGTTGGACTCCGAGCTGGGGGGCAAACGCTTTTCCTAGTGGAACAGGTACTCAAAATGGAGGAAATATACCAGTTACTCCAGGGACATACAATATCACTTTTAATAGAACAACAGGTGCCTATAATTTCGCATCAACTATTGTTTCTGATAATATTAGTTTCTATGGAGGGTTTAATAGCAATGCAACTCCAGGTGAATCTCTTTCTACACCAGACGGTATTACTTATTCTAAAACTGATTTTTATTTCAATGCTGCTAATGTTAAGTTTTATAGGTCAAATGCTCCAATTACAACATGGGGAGGAACTACTTTCCCTTCTGGTACTGCTGTAGAAAATGGAGGTGATATTCCTTTGACATCAGGATATTACAATATAACCTTTAACAAAAATACTCTTGCTTATTCATTTCAAGTAGCTCCTGTTACTTTAATTGGAAATGGTATTTCTGGTGGTAATTGGACAACAGATGTGGCTCTTACTTCTACAGACGGAGGTAAAACTTTTACTAAATCTGGATTGCAACTTGTTGCAGGAGGAGTTAAGTTTAGAGTAAATAATGCTTGGGTAACGAGTTGGGGTGGCACAACCTTCCCTTCAGGAACAGGTGCTTTAAATAGTAATAATAATATTCCTACAACTCCAGGAACCTATGATGTGACTTTTGACCGTTTAACAGGAGAATATGCATTTACAGTCAGTACTTTAGCAACTGGCGAAACTGTTAAGAAATCAAAATCATTCGTATCTGAAGGGAAATTGTATACCAATAAACAAGGAAACCTAAGTGTACAAGTAGTAGATTTCTCTGGAAGAATCATTAAAACCATTACTACAAAAGCTTCTAGCAATGGTATAGAACTAAATCTTCCAAAAAAAGGAAATTATTTTCTTAAACTTAATGATGAGGTAATTAAATTCGCCTATTAA